A stretch of Crossiella cryophila DNA encodes these proteins:
- a CDS encoding isocitrate lyase/PEP mutase family protein, with protein sequence MTTAFHALHAGPEPLLLPNAWDFGSGALLAGAGFAAIGTTSLGVAVAAGLPDAQGAARGETLALARLLTRLPCPVTVDIEGGFSADPAEVGALAAELAAAGVAGINIEDGRYAGLADPGAQAELISAIRVAAPELFINARTDTFWLDHGDLGETLRRVRRYVEAGADGVFVPGLADAEGIRRVVGEAGVPVNLLFVPGRHSVAELGELGVRRVSTGSLLFRAALHAVVETAAAVRDGRAIAEGVPGYAEIDRLTAGPAA encoded by the coding sequence ATGACCACCGCCTTCCACGCCCTGCACGCGGGCCCGGAACCGCTGCTGCTGCCCAACGCCTGGGACTTCGGCTCCGGCGCGCTGCTGGCCGGCGCCGGGTTCGCCGCCATCGGCACCACCAGCCTTGGCGTGGCGGTCGCCGCCGGACTCCCGGACGCCCAGGGCGCCGCCCGCGGCGAGACCCTGGCCCTGGCCCGCCTGCTGACCCGGCTGCCCTGCCCGGTGACGGTGGACATCGAGGGCGGCTTCAGCGCGGACCCGGCCGAGGTCGGCGCGCTGGCCGCCGAACTGGCCGCGGCCGGCGTCGCGGGTATCAACATCGAGGACGGGCGCTATGCTGGACTGGCTGATCCCGGAGCGCAGGCCGAGTTGATCAGCGCGATCCGGGTGGCGGCCCCGGAGTTGTTCATCAACGCCCGCACCGACACCTTCTGGCTGGACCACGGCGATCTCGGCGAGACGCTGCGGCGGGTGCGGCGGTATGTCGAGGCGGGTGCGGACGGGGTGTTCGTGCCGGGGCTGGCCGACGCCGAGGGCATCCGGCGGGTGGTCGGCGAGGCGGGCGTGCCGGTGAACCTGCTGTTTGTGCCAGGTCGGCACAGCGTGGCTGAGCTGGGTGAACTCGGGGTGCGCCGGGTGAGCACCGGGTCGCTGTTGTTCCGGGCGGCGTTGCACGCGGTGGTGGAGACGGCGGCGGCGGTGCGGGATGGCCGCGCGATCGCCGAGGGCGTGCCGGGCTATGCCGAGATCGATCGGCTCACGGCAGGTCCAGCGGCGTGA
- a CDS encoding lysine N(6)-hydroxylase/L-ornithine N(5)-oxygenase family protein, whose protein sequence is MSTDVHDLAGIGLGPFNLGLAALADAVPGLDAVFLDRRAEFSWHPGLLLDGARLQVPFLADLVTMVDPTSRWSFLNYLREHDRMFPFFFAERFHVPRREYDHYCAWVARSLPSCRFGAEVTAVSWDADRAAFRLTHDGGELLARNVVLGVGTQPRVPAAFQPLLGKEICHAADYLTNLPALTAAADVTVIGSGQSGAEVFLDLLRRQPETGSRVRWLTRGQFAPMEYSKIGLEHFTPDYTSYFRGLDPSTRDRLVPAQWQLYKAVSADTLAEIQDLLYERTVGGGRVAAELTPHTEIRTVESVDGRYRLGCHEIQQDRPYTVDTDRVVLATGYAASVPPFLDPLDHLVHWDERRRQRVNADHRVELDPAVTGGLYVQNGELHTHGVGAPDLTLGAWRAATILNAVTGRTVHRLPARTAFTSFGAP, encoded by the coding sequence ATGAGCACGGACGTGCACGACCTGGCCGGGATCGGGCTCGGGCCGTTCAACCTGGGCCTGGCCGCGCTCGCCGACGCGGTGCCCGGCCTGGACGCGGTGTTCCTGGACCGGCGCGCCGAGTTCAGCTGGCATCCCGGCCTGTTGCTCGACGGCGCCCGGCTGCAGGTCCCGTTCCTGGCCGACCTGGTCACCATGGTCGACCCGACCAGCCGCTGGTCCTTCCTGAACTACCTGCGCGAACACGACCGGATGTTCCCGTTCTTCTTCGCCGAGCGCTTCCACGTGCCGCGCCGGGAGTACGACCACTACTGCGCCTGGGTCGCCCGCTCGCTGCCCTCCTGCCGGTTCGGCGCCGAGGTCACCGCGGTGTCCTGGGACGCGGACCGGGCCGCCTTCCGCCTCACCCACGACGGCGGGGAACTGCTGGCCCGCAACGTGGTGCTCGGCGTCGGCACCCAGCCCAGGGTGCCCGCGGCGTTCCAGCCCTTGCTGGGCAAGGAGATCTGCCACGCCGCCGACTACCTGACCAACCTGCCCGCGCTCACCGCGGCCGCCGACGTCACCGTGATCGGCTCCGGTCAGTCCGGCGCGGAGGTCTTCCTCGACCTGTTGCGCCGCCAGCCGGAGACCGGCAGCCGGGTGCGCTGGCTGACCCGCGGCCAGTTCGCGCCCATGGAGTACTCCAAGATCGGCCTGGAGCACTTCACCCCGGACTACACCAGCTACTTCCGCGGCCTCGATCCGTCCACAAGGGACAGACTGGTGCCCGCGCAGTGGCAGCTTTACAAGGCGGTCAGCGCCGACACCCTCGCCGAGATCCAGGACCTGCTCTACGAACGCACCGTAGGGGGTGGCCGGGTCGCCGCCGAACTGACCCCGCACACCGAGATCCGCACCGTGGAAAGCGTCGATGGTCGCTATCGCCTGGGCTGCCATGAGATCCAGCAGGATCGGCCGTACACAGTGGACACCGATCGGGTAGTCCTCGCCACCGGCTACGCCGCGAGCGTACCACCGTTCCTGGACCCGCTGGACCACCTCGTGCACTGGGACGAGCGCCGCCGCCAGCGCGTCAACGCCGACCACCGGGTCGAGCTGGACCCGGCCGTCACCGGCGGCCTCTACGTGCAGAACGGCGAGCTGCACACGCACGGCGTCGGCGCGCCCGACCTCACCCTGGGCGCCTGGCGGGCGGCCACCATCCTCAACGCGGTCACCGGCCGCACCGTGCACCGCCTGCCCGCACGCACCGCCTTCACCAGCTTCGGCGCCCCGTGA
- a CDS encoding GNAT family N-acetyltransferase gives MVEIGPLAEHERPAWEALFRGYTDFYQRVMPQQGYDRAWREFQTGTRMHALGARLDGELVGITHFLVHPSTSSADSCYLQDLFTAPAARGRGVARALIEAVVEWARGQDCGRVYWHTQETNATARRLYDQVALNKGFIQYQVPLD, from the coding sequence ATGGTTGAGATCGGGCCACTGGCCGAGCACGAACGGCCGGCCTGGGAGGCGTTGTTCCGCGGCTACACCGACTTCTACCAGCGGGTCATGCCGCAGCAGGGCTACGACCGGGCCTGGCGGGAGTTCCAGACCGGGACCAGGATGCACGCGCTGGGCGCCCGGCTGGACGGCGAACTGGTGGGCATCACGCACTTCCTGGTGCACCCGAGCACCTCGTCAGCCGATTCCTGCTACCTCCAGGACCTGTTCACCGCGCCGGCCGCCCGCGGCCGGGGCGTGGCTCGCGCGCTGATCGAAGCCGTGGTGGAGTGGGCCCGTGGACAGGACTGCGGGCGGGTCTACTGGCACACCCAGGAGACGAACGCGACCGCCCGGCGGCTCTACGACCAGGTGGCGCTGAACAAGGGGTTCATCCAGTACCAGGTGCCGCTGGACTGA
- a CDS encoding glutamine synthetase family protein, protein MTTRPAVPLSWEELRASVADGLVDNVIVALPDLTGRLLGSRVDAEHYLDTVGVGGAAACAYLLAVDVDMTTGPGYAIDAAATGFGDFTLLPDPATLRLLPWDEGTALVLADAHWPGGDPVGVAPRQILRTQLDRLAARGLTARVGAELEFLVFREDYQDAWERGYRDLRPATRHNVDYAVAGLSDVDPLVNHIRRDMVRAGLRLESARGECHSGQYEIVFRHQDALTTCDNTVLYKTGAKQIAAAHGRALTFMAKFDAGEGNSCHLHLSLRDTEDRPVFAEGDGMSALMRHFIAGQLACARELVLFQAPNVNSYKRFAPGAFAPTTLGWGRDNRTCPIRVVGHGESLRLEHRVPGGDANPYLAVAAVIAAGLHGIDHRLELEEPFQGNAFATDRRTLPPDLATAVDLWLASPVAEAAFGAEVVGHYARAAQAELDAFAATVTDWELRRGFERL, encoded by the coding sequence GTGACCACCCGTCCGGCGGTCCCGCTGTCCTGGGAGGAGTTGCGGGCCTCGGTGGCGGATGGCCTGGTGGACAACGTGATCGTGGCGCTGCCCGATCTCACCGGCAGGCTCCTTGGCAGCAGAGTGGACGCCGAGCACTACCTTGACACGGTAGGGGTCGGCGGCGCGGCCGCGTGCGCCTACCTGCTGGCCGTGGACGTCGACATGACCACTGGACCCGGCTACGCGATCGACGCCGCCGCAACGGGTTTCGGCGATTTCACGCTGCTCCCCGACCCGGCCACGCTACGCCTGCTGCCCTGGGACGAGGGCACCGCGCTGGTGCTCGCCGACGCGCACTGGCCCGGCGGCGACCCGGTCGGGGTGGCGCCCCGGCAGATCCTGCGCACCCAGCTGGACCGGCTGGCCGCCCGCGGCCTGACCGCGCGGGTCGGCGCGGAGCTGGAGTTCCTGGTGTTCCGGGAGGACTACCAGGATGCCTGGGAACGCGGCTACCGCGACCTGCGCCCGGCCACCCGGCACAACGTGGACTACGCGGTGGCCGGACTGTCCGATGTGGACCCACTGGTCAACCACATCCGCCGGGACATGGTGCGGGCCGGGCTGCGCCTGGAGTCCGCGCGCGGCGAATGCCACTCCGGCCAGTACGAGATCGTCTTCCGCCACCAGGACGCGCTCACCACCTGCGACAACACCGTGCTGTACAAGACCGGGGCCAAGCAGATCGCGGCCGCGCACGGCCGTGCGCTGACCTTCATGGCCAAGTTCGACGCCGGCGAGGGCAACTCCTGCCACCTGCACCTGTCCCTGCGCGACACCGAGGACCGGCCGGTGTTCGCCGAGGGCGACGGGATGTCGGCGCTGATGCGGCACTTCATCGCGGGCCAGCTCGCCTGCGCCCGTGAACTGGTGCTGTTCCAGGCGCCGAACGTCAACTCCTACAAGCGATTCGCCCCCGGCGCGTTCGCGCCCACCACGCTGGGCTGGGGCCGGGACAACCGGACCTGCCCGATCCGGGTGGTCGGCCATGGCGAGTCGCTGCGGCTGGAACACCGGGTGCCCGGCGGCGACGCCAACCCCTACCTCGCGGTCGCCGCCGTGATCGCGGCCGGCCTGCACGGCATCGACCACCGGCTGGAACTCGAGGAACCCTTCCAGGGCAACGCCTTCGCCACCGACCGGCGCACCCTGCCACCGGACCTGGCCACCGCCGTCGACCTGTGGCTGGCCAGCCCGGTCGCCGAGGCTGCCTTCGGCGCGGAGGTGGTCGGGCACTACGCTCGCGCCGCCCAGGCCGAGCTGGACGCCTTCGCCGCGACGGTCACCGACTGGGAGCTGCGCCGCGGCTTCGAGCGCCTCTGA